The Myxococcota bacterium genome has a segment encoding these proteins:
- a CDS encoding long-chain-acyl-CoA synthetase — protein sequence MAPSHPSPTSFAARRAQLAGLARLAACIPLFRPGATWTTARLLARNARRDPDGLALAFEERRYAWSEMDREVDRYAAAFERLGVGPGDAVALLVDNRPEYVFAMTALARLRATSALVNTGISGAGLAHAVRVGRPRKVVVGVEHEAKLLDALGDVDGLARDDVLSLADPGHDARSALASFDALVAAGGSERPRATPDGDVSQHFTYIYTSGTTGLPKAAIITHARMLTASSLFGRAIFEAGPGDVIYCALPLYHSSAMFAGLGASLVTGAGLALRRKFSASRFWDDVRAFGATRFVYIGELCRYLLNQPAHPGERDHRLRIATGNGLRPDIWERFQERFAIPLVREFYGATEGVAPTVNFAGIPGMVGRLMPGQVVLRCDPETGEVARDGAGRCARARPGETGLLAMRIGGIAKFDGYLDEKASRKKVLADVLAPGDRYFDSGDLVALHGGGWISFADRIGDTFRWKGENVSTNEVAEALNRAKGVLEANVYGVEVPGAEGRAGMASLHVDEAFSIQGFADHVVHALPVYQRPYFVRLQRDMRITGTFKHQKVDYRREGYDPSRTSDPLYFLDADAYVPLDARLFDSIKRGETTLR from the coding sequence ATGGCGCCCTCGCACCCCTCCCCGACGAGCTTCGCGGCGCGCCGCGCGCAGCTCGCGGGCCTCGCGCGGCTCGCCGCCTGCATCCCGCTCTTCCGGCCCGGCGCGACGTGGACGACGGCGCGGCTCCTCGCCCGCAACGCGCGCCGCGATCCGGACGGCCTCGCGCTCGCGTTCGAGGAGCGTCGCTATGCGTGGTCCGAGATGGACCGCGAGGTCGATCGCTACGCCGCCGCCTTCGAACGGCTCGGCGTCGGGCCCGGCGACGCCGTCGCGCTGCTCGTCGACAACCGGCCCGAGTACGTCTTCGCGATGACCGCGCTCGCGCGCCTGCGCGCGACGTCCGCGCTCGTCAACACGGGCATCTCGGGCGCGGGGCTCGCGCACGCCGTCCGCGTCGGCCGTCCGCGCAAGGTCGTCGTCGGCGTCGAGCACGAGGCGAAGCTGCTCGACGCGCTCGGCGACGTCGACGGGCTCGCGCGCGACGACGTGCTCTCGCTCGCCGACCCCGGCCACGACGCGCGCTCCGCGCTCGCGTCCTTCGACGCGCTCGTCGCGGCCGGCGGGAGCGAACGGCCGCGCGCGACGCCCGACGGCGACGTGTCCCAGCACTTCACGTACATCTACACGTCGGGAACCACGGGCCTCCCGAAGGCGGCCATCATCACGCACGCGCGCATGCTCACCGCCTCGTCGCTCTTCGGGCGCGCGATCTTCGAGGCCGGCCCGGGCGACGTGATCTACTGCGCGCTCCCGCTCTACCACTCGAGCGCGATGTTCGCCGGGCTCGGCGCCTCGCTCGTGACGGGTGCGGGGCTCGCGCTGCGAAGGAAGTTCTCGGCCTCTCGCTTCTGGGACGACGTGCGCGCGTTCGGCGCGACGCGTTTCGTGTACATCGGGGAGCTCTGTCGCTACCTGCTCAACCAGCCCGCGCATCCGGGCGAGCGCGACCACCGCCTGCGCATCGCGACGGGCAACGGCCTGCGGCCCGACATCTGGGAGCGCTTCCAGGAGCGCTTCGCCATCCCGCTCGTGCGCGAGTTCTACGGCGCGACGGAGGGCGTGGCGCCGACCGTCAACTTCGCGGGCATTCCCGGCATGGTCGGGCGGCTGATGCCCGGACAGGTGGTGCTGCGCTGCGACCCCGAGACGGGCGAGGTCGCGCGCGACGGCGCGGGCCGCTGCGCGCGCGCGCGGCCCGGCGAGACGGGGCTCCTCGCGATGCGCATCGGAGGCATCGCGAAGTTCGACGGCTACCTCGACGAGAAGGCGTCGCGCAAGAAGGTGCTCGCCGACGTGCTCGCGCCGGGAGACCGCTACTTCGACAGCGGCGATCTCGTCGCGCTCCACGGCGGCGGGTGGATCTCGTTCGCCGACCGCATCGGCGACACGTTCCGCTGGAAGGGCGAGAACGTCTCGACGAACGAGGTCGCCGAGGCGCTCAACCGCGCGAAGGGCGTGCTCGAGGCGAACGTGTACGGCGTCGAGGTGCCGGGTGCGGAGGGGCGCGCCGGCATGGCGAGCCTGCACGTCGACGAGGCGTTCTCGATCCAGGGCTTCGCCGACCACGTCGTGCACGCCCTCCCCGTCTACCAGCGCCCGTACTTCGTCCGCCTCCAGCGCGACATGCGCATCACGGGGACGTTCAAGCACCAGAAGGTCGACTACCGTCGCGAGGGCTACGACCCGTCGCGGACGAGCGACCCGCTCTACTTCCTCGACGCCGACGCGTACGTCCCGCTCGACGCGCGGCTCTTCGACTCGATCAAGCGCGGCGAGACGACGTTGCGCTAG
- a CDS encoding alpha/beta hydrolase, which translates to MPFARVRELDVYYERTGARDGAPLLFINGTGGDLRHRPGLTGALPPERFDVVAYDQRGLGQTSIPEGPYSMEQYGDDAAGLLDALGIESAHVIGVSFGGMVAQHLAIRHPHRVRRLVLACTSSGGAGGASYPLHELEGESDARYRGERFLEICDTRWDAAWRAREPDAFDRLVGMMAARAPIAADADAAREAARGAALQLEARRFHDVYDRLGEIAAPTLVCGGRYDGIAPEANQRALAGRIPHAELALFEGGHLFLLQDGAAFPHIVAFLEATG; encoded by the coding sequence GTGCCCTTCGCGCGCGTACGCGAGCTCGACGTCTACTACGAGCGCACCGGCGCGCGCGACGGCGCGCCGCTCCTGTTCATCAACGGGACGGGCGGCGACCTGCGACACCGGCCGGGCCTCACCGGCGCCCTGCCGCCCGAGCGCTTCGACGTCGTCGCCTACGACCAGCGCGGGCTCGGCCAGACGAGCATTCCCGAAGGCCCGTACTCGATGGAGCAGTACGGCGACGACGCCGCGGGGCTGCTCGACGCGCTCGGCATCGAGAGCGCACACGTGATCGGCGTGTCGTTCGGCGGCATGGTCGCGCAGCACCTGGCGATCCGGCATCCGCACCGCGTCCGACGCCTCGTGCTCGCCTGCACGTCGAGCGGCGGCGCGGGCGGCGCGTCGTACCCGCTGCACGAGCTCGAGGGCGAGAGCGACGCGCGCTACCGCGGCGAGCGGTTCCTCGAGATCTGCGACACGCGGTGGGACGCCGCGTGGCGCGCCCGCGAGCCCGATGCGTTCGACCGGCTCGTCGGCATGATGGCGGCGCGCGCGCCGATCGCCGCCGACGCCGACGCGGCGCGCGAGGCGGCGCGCGGCGCGGCCCTGCAGCTCGAGGCGCGCCGCTTCCACGACGTGTACGACCGGCTCGGCGAGATCGCGGCGCCGACGCTCGTGTGCGGCGGGCGCTACGACGGGATCGCGCCCGAGGCGAACCAGCGCGCGCTCGCCGGGCGCATCCCGCACGCCGAGCTCGCGCTGTTCGAGGGCGGCCATCTCTTCCTGCTGCAGGACGGCGCCGCCTTCCCGCACATCGTCGCCTTCCTCGAAGCGACGGGCTGA
- a CDS encoding FAD-dependent oxidoreductase has translation MYEHLLSPVRIGTLELRNRIAMSPMGVEIIDGDGHVREPVIAYYEERARGGAGLLITEVAAVAYPIGANSVHQIAMSDDEYLPGLRALTDRVHAHGAKIAVQLVHHGKAGRLDVKQGREVWMPSVPEWHGAMTMAKDLTREEIGMMMGATGGGQPKYRSITKQDIATLVDWFACATERARRAGFDAVELHGAHGYILSEFLSPQWNRRDDEYGGSVENRSRLLCEVIRACKERAGRDFPVWCRLDAKEFRTPNGIVFEDAKVTARLAAEAGADAIHLSAYSDSTSGVAFTDAPLVHAEAAFVEQAAEVKALVDVPVIAVGRIEPELGDRLVRDGKADVIAMGRKLLADPSLPNKLAAGRREDVRPCIYCYTCVAQAFFDKSVRCAVNPVTANEVARGDVERAKAPARKRVVVVGGGPAGMEAARVAALRGHEVTLLEKSAQLGGTLRFASLVYEPNERLLRWLTRQMTELGVAVRLETEATPAAVRALAPDALLVAVGPSRRAPEIPGIDADHVFDGDDLRALLTGEGGGDASRKLSLVGRLAVRAGRAVGVTSDPSKLREASRAYMPVGRRVAILGGGLVGCELAEFMHDRGREVIVLEEGRDFGAQMAHPRRWRVLHDLREGGVELVANARVLEIRADAVRFEVTPQSRTGDAAPQVREFAADTVVVATGLEGSPELVARFDGLAPHVEAIGDCTGVGYLEGAIGDGFRAASAI, from the coding sequence GTGTACGAGCACCTGCTCTCGCCCGTTCGCATCGGAACCCTGGAGCTTCGCAACCGCATCGCGATGTCGCCGATGGGTGTCGAGATCATCGACGGCGACGGGCACGTGCGCGAGCCCGTGATCGCCTACTACGAGGAGCGCGCGCGCGGGGGCGCCGGGCTGCTCATCACCGAGGTCGCGGCCGTCGCCTACCCGATCGGTGCGAACTCCGTGCACCAGATCGCGATGTCGGACGACGAGTACCTGCCCGGCCTGCGCGCGCTGACCGATCGCGTGCACGCGCACGGCGCGAAGATCGCCGTCCAGCTCGTGCACCACGGCAAGGCCGGACGCCTCGACGTGAAGCAGGGCCGCGAGGTGTGGATGCCGTCCGTCCCCGAGTGGCACGGCGCGATGACGATGGCGAAGGATCTCACGCGCGAAGAGATCGGCATGATGATGGGAGCGACGGGCGGCGGCCAGCCCAAGTACCGCTCGATCACGAAGCAGGACATCGCGACGCTCGTCGACTGGTTCGCGTGCGCCACCGAGCGCGCGCGACGCGCGGGCTTCGACGCCGTCGAGCTCCACGGCGCGCACGGCTACATCCTCTCCGAGTTCCTGTCGCCGCAGTGGAACCGCCGCGACGACGAGTACGGCGGCAGCGTCGAGAACCGCTCGCGCCTGCTGTGCGAGGTGATCCGCGCGTGCAAGGAGCGGGCGGGTCGCGACTTCCCCGTGTGGTGCCGCCTCGACGCGAAGGAGTTCCGCACGCCGAACGGCATCGTGTTCGAGGATGCGAAGGTGACGGCGCGGCTCGCGGCCGAGGCCGGAGCCGACGCGATCCACCTCTCGGCGTACTCGGACTCGACGTCGGGCGTCGCGTTCACCGACGCGCCGCTCGTCCACGCGGAGGCGGCGTTCGTCGAGCAGGCGGCCGAGGTGAAGGCGCTCGTCGACGTGCCCGTGATCGCCGTCGGGCGCATCGAGCCCGAGCTCGGCGACCGCCTCGTGCGCGACGGCAAGGCGGACGTGATCGCGATGGGGCGCAAGCTGCTCGCCGACCCGTCGCTCCCGAACAAGCTCGCCGCGGGCCGCCGCGAGGACGTGCGCCCCTGCATCTACTGCTACACGTGCGTCGCGCAGGCGTTCTTCGACAAGAGCGTGCGCTGCGCGGTGAACCCGGTGACGGCCAACGAGGTCGCGCGCGGCGACGTCGAGCGCGCGAAGGCGCCTGCGCGCAAGCGCGTCGTCGTCGTGGGCGGAGGGCCGGCGGGCATGGAGGCGGCGCGCGTCGCCGCGCTGCGCGGCCACGAGGTGACGCTGCTCGAGAAGAGTGCGCAGCTCGGCGGCACGCTGCGCTTCGCATCGCTCGTCTACGAGCCGAACGAGCGGCTCCTCCGGTGGCTCACGCGCCAGATGACGGAGCTCGGCGTCGCCGTCCGTCTCGAGACCGAGGCGACGCCCGCAGCCGTGCGCGCACTCGCGCCCGACGCGCTCCTCGTCGCCGTCGGCCCGAGCCGCCGCGCGCCGGAGATCCCCGGCATCGACGCCGACCACGTCTTCGACGGCGACGACCTGCGCGCGCTGCTCACGGGCGAGGGCGGCGGCGACGCGTCGCGCAAGCTCTCGCTCGTCGGCCGCCTCGCGGTGCGCGCGGGGCGCGCCGTCGGCGTGACGAGCGACCCCTCGAAGCTGCGCGAGGCGTCGCGCGCCTACATGCCCGTCGGCCGGCGCGTCGCGATCCTCGGCGGCGGGCTCGTCGGCTGCGAGCTCGCCGAGTTCATGCACGACCGCGGCCGCGAGGTGATCGTGCTCGAGGAGGGGCGCGACTTCGGCGCACAGATGGCGCACCCCCGCCGGTGGCGCGTGCTCCACGACCTGCGCGAGGGCGGCGTCGAGCTCGTCGCGAACGCGCGCGTGCTCGAGATCCGCGCGGACGCGGTGCGCTTCGAGGTGACGCCGCAGAGCCGCACGGGCGACGCCGCGCCGCAGGTGCGCGAGTTCGCCGCCGACACCGTCGTCGTCGCGACCGGGCTCGAGGGCAGCCCCGAGCTCGTCGCGCGCTTCGACGGGCTCGCGCCGCACGTCGAGGCGATCGGCGACTGCACGGGCGTCGGCTATCTCGAGGGCGCGATCGGCGACGGCTTCCGCGCCGCGAGCGCGATCTAG
- a CDS encoding ester cyclase, protein MDGSERDALDARRRAVVLEHFQSEVDQEFERTLATFDHPRYEIVPTGQVYDGADAVMGYYRATRTAFPDQRHESLRMHLAEEAVIVEFDLLGTNRGPFYGRPPTGKAFRVPMIAVFSFDGDRITNERVYFDGASLLRQIGQDVAPG, encoded by the coding sequence GTGGATGGATCGGAGAGGGATGCCCTGGACGCGCGGCGACGCGCCGTCGTGCTCGAGCACTTCCAGTCCGAGGTCGACCAGGAGTTCGAGCGCACGCTCGCGACCTTCGACCACCCCCGCTACGAGATCGTGCCGACCGGGCAGGTGTACGACGGGGCCGACGCGGTGATGGGCTACTACCGGGCGACGCGCACGGCGTTCCCCGACCAGCGGCACGAGAGCCTGCGCATGCACCTCGCCGAGGAGGCGGTGATCGTCGAGTTCGATCTGCTCGGCACGAACCGCGGGCCCTTCTACGGGCGCCCGCCCACCGGCAAGGCCTTCCGCGTCCCGATGATCGCGGTGTTCTCGTTCGACGGAGATCGCATCACGAACGAGAGGGTCTACTTCGACGGCGCGAGCCTGCTGCGGCAGATCGGGCAGGACGTCGCGCCCGGCTAG
- a CDS encoding class I SAM-dependent methyltransferase, translated as MIQQLLFRIANEKPFFHPVVRGFPGVPARTAFLPSLVALAARAREEARPLRILEVGSWVGSSALAWVEGLRDACAGEGTVYCVDLWHTDSSAFVFEPGAMALANEWHQIGYEVFRYNVQVAGAQPWVVPMLGDSRKVLPALAPASFDIVYVDGYHGYEIATEDIAHAKRLVRDGGIVCGDDLELQVHECDAAALARDRHLDDGVEPTSGRPYHPGVTAAVDEHFGRVRPHIGLWAMRRLGAEHPRWEPVVLETLPVSIPRYFPTGTATEALRTLYENGWERADDGTHRHRSARAHGSKTRCASASPPC; from the coding sequence GTGATCCAGCAGCTGCTCTTCCGCATCGCGAACGAGAAGCCCTTCTTCCATCCCGTCGTCCGCGGCTTCCCGGGCGTGCCCGCGCGCACCGCCTTCCTCCCCTCGCTCGTCGCGCTCGCGGCGCGCGCGCGCGAGGAGGCGCGGCCGCTGCGCATCCTCGAGGTCGGGAGCTGGGTCGGGTCGTCGGCGCTCGCGTGGGTCGAGGGCCTGCGCGACGCGTGCGCGGGCGAGGGCACCGTCTACTGCGTCGACCTCTGGCACACGGACTCGTCGGCCTTCGTGTTCGAGCCGGGGGCGATGGCGCTCGCGAACGAGTGGCACCAGATCGGCTACGAGGTCTTCCGCTACAACGTGCAGGTCGCGGGAGCGCAGCCGTGGGTCGTCCCGATGCTGGGCGACAGCCGCAAGGTCCTCCCGGCGCTCGCACCGGCGAGCTTCGACATCGTGTACGTCGACGGCTATCACGGCTACGAGATCGCGACGGAGGACATCGCGCACGCGAAGCGGCTCGTGCGCGACGGCGGCATCGTGTGCGGCGACGATCTCGAGCTGCAGGTGCACGAGTGCGACGCGGCCGCGCTCGCGCGCGACCGCCACCTCGACGACGGCGTCGAGCCGACGAGCGGTCGGCCGTACCACCCGGGCGTCACGGCCGCGGTCGACGAGCACTTCGGGCGCGTGCGACCGCACATCGGGCTGTGGGCGATGCGCCGCCTGGGCGCGGAGCATCCGCGCTGGGAGCCCGTCGTTCTCGAGACGCTCCCCGTCTCGATTCCGCGCTACTTCCCGACCGGGACGGCGACCGAGGCGCTGCGCACGCTCTACGAGAACGGCTGGGAGCGCGCGGACGACGGCACGCATCGCCACCGGTCGGCACGGGCGCACGGATCGAAGACGCGATGCGCGTCCGCGTCGCCGCCTTGCTAG